The following coding sequences lie in one Apium graveolens cultivar Ventura chromosome 3, ASM990537v1, whole genome shotgun sequence genomic window:
- the LOC141711103 gene encoding AT-hook motif nuclear-localized protein 27, which produces MEGFIIDNQGGGSSSRNVQQLLDPSDSDNKSSPASSGGAGPSSSNQRPRGRPPGSKNKPKPPIVVTRDSPNALRSHVLEVSAGTDIIESLNNYAMRRGRGVVVFNANGAVSNVTIRQPASSSGSVVLRGAFQILSLIGTVLPPPAPPGAGGLSIFLSGGQGQVVGGNIIGPLIATERVILVTASFANAVFERLPAEDQAAEENTGQQVHAAVSPSSDVTGSGGSLPLFNVAPPPAQATYAFSADLSGWGASNAASRPPF; this is translated from the coding sequence ATGGAAGGTTTTATAATTGATAACCAAGGAGGAGGTTCTTCATCTAGAAATGTGCAGCAACTTCTCGATCCCTCTGATTCGGATAACAAATCGAGTCCTGCAAGCTCTGGAGGCGCTGGTCCATCCTCCTCCAATCAGCGTCCGCGAGGCCGTCCTCCTGGCTCCAAAAACAAGCCCAAGCCGCCTATTGTTGTGACTCGTGACAGCCCCAATGCCCTTCGATCACACGTGCTCGAGGTCTCTGCTGGTACTGACATAATCGAGAGCCTCAACAACTATGCAATGCGAAGAGGCAGAGGAGTTGTTGTGTTTAATGCCAATGGTGCTGTTTCCAATGTCACTATACGCCAGCCTGCCTCTTCATCCGGGAGTGTTGTTTTACGGGGTGCTTTCCAGATCCTTTCGCTTATTGGGACCGTGCTTCCGCCACCAGCCCCTCCAGGAGCCGGGGGCTTATCTATTTTCTTGTCAGGTGGACAAGGACAGGTGGTTGGAGGGAACATAATTGGCCCTTTGATTGCAACAGAAAGGGTTATTTTGGTGACTGCTTCGTTCGCTAATGCAGTGTTTGAACGGCTACCAGCAGAGGATCAGGCAGCAGAGGAGAACACAGGGCAGCAAGTTCATGCTGCGGTTTCACCGTCATCTGATGTGACAGGGAGTGGTGGCAGTCTTCCTCTGTTCAATGTGGCTCCTCCTCCTGCTCAGGCCACTTACGCGTTTTCAGCTGATTTGAGTGGATGGGGCGCAAGTAATGCTGCATCAAGGCCTCCATTCTAG